A window of Clostridium sp. 'White wine YQ' contains these coding sequences:
- a CDS encoding DUF2268 domain-containing protein, whose translation MKIIIQDTLSLYKQMLNLAEGERRDFFSRELVKPFNPMFDKMHMPKTPEAMGCIELFGRDSKIIEMLEKLEKADAWNNARKAMETAVEHFEKASIPLPEKVVVGIFLGNPEFLANVEGYTGMGSIPGFIQIIIDPNEKNLPKLNACVAHEFHHNVLFYNAKWNFMTDVTVGKYLAVEGLAESFAASLYGEEFIGLWVTGLQGTDLEKARSITSKALDVKGFMEVRKYIFGKHPMMPETMDFDMPFCGGYAVGYHAVQAYLRKTGVSIEKATIIDGNEIMRASGYFEV comes from the coding sequence ATGAAAATAATAATACAGGATACTTTAAGTTTATATAAACAAATGCTTAATTTAGCAGAAGGAGAGAGAAGAGATTTCTTTAGCAGAGAATTAGTAAAACCTTTTAATCCAATGTTTGATAAAATGCATATGCCAAAGACACCTGAGGCAATGGGGTGTATAGAGTTATTTGGCCGCGACTCAAAGATAATAGAGATGTTAGAAAAGCTTGAAAAGGCAGACGCTTGGAATAATGCAAGAAAAGCTATGGAAACAGCAGTAGAGCACTTTGAAAAAGCTTCTATTCCATTACCTGAAAAAGTTGTAGTAGGAATCTTTTTAGGAAATCCGGAATTTTTAGCTAACGTGGAAGGGTATACAGGTATGGGTTCTATACCTGGTTTTATACAAATAATAATTGATCCTAATGAAAAGAACCTACCAAAGTTAAATGCATGTGTAGCTCATGAATTTCATCATAACGTTCTTTTCTATAATGCGAAATGGAACTTTATGACTGATGTAACAGTTGGAAAGTACCTTGCAGTTGAAGGATTGGCTGAAAGCTTTGCGGCTAGTTTGTATGGTGAAGAGTTTATCGGTCTTTGGGTAACGGGTCTACAAGGTACTGATTTAGAAAAAGCAAGAAGTATAACTTCAAAAGCACTTGATGTTAAAGGCTTTATGGAAGTACGTAAATATATCTTTGGAAAGCACCCAATGATGCCTGAAACTATGGATTTTGACATGCCATTTTGTGGAGGTTATGCGGTGGGATATCACGCAGTACAGGCATATTTAAGAAAAACTGGAGTTTCAATAGAAAAGGCTACAATAATAGATGGAAATGAAATTATGAGGGCATCAGGTTATTTTGAAGTTTAA
- a CDS encoding LytTR family DNA-binding domain-containing protein has translation MKIRIEVDNKIEENEVIIRCSELNDEVKNIQVSLNDILSQNKNITFYKGDTEYYLSLDEILFFETEESYICAHTVDNIYNVKYKLYELEEFLPGYFMRVSKSTILNTNHIYSITRSISSSSKVEFQNTHKQVYVSRYYYKPLKIKLLEKRK, from the coding sequence ATGAAGATACGAATAGAAGTAGATAATAAAATTGAAGAAAATGAAGTTATCATTAGATGCAGTGAACTGAATGATGAAGTTAAGAATATTCAAGTTTCGCTTAACGATATATTGTCACAAAATAAGAATATAACTTTCTATAAAGGAGATACAGAATACTATCTTTCCTTAGATGAGATTTTATTCTTTGAAACAGAAGAAAGTTATATTTGTGCTCATACCGTTGACAATATATACAATGTGAAATATAAACTTTATGAACTTGAAGAATTCTTACCTGGATATTTTATGAGAGTTTCAAAATCCACAATTCTGAATACAAATCATATTTACTCCATAACACGCAGTATATCATCATCAAGTAAGGTTGAATTTCAAAATACCCATAAGCAGGTATATGTTTCAAGATATTACTACAAACCATTAAAAATTAAATTATTAGAAAAGAGGAAATGA
- a CDS encoding LiaF transmembrane domain-containing protein has product MKRERIFWGLVFILCGVFLIVSKLGYFPDINVFSLLLTVFLVVIIIKSLTRMNFPGILFPLAFISIIYDDQLGITSITPWTVLFAALLGSVGLSMIFHKRAGWIHNRHHWDDYKFEKIEVEDESHVKYGSSFNSTIKYINSDNFEQADFNCSFGSLKVYFDNATIRNGNAVVRIDASFSGVELYVPKTWNVEDRTSGFLGSLSEKNKNDKITTSTLTVVGDIKFSGVEIIYI; this is encoded by the coding sequence ATGAAAAGAGAAAGAATTTTTTGGGGATTAGTATTTATACTATGCGGAGTTTTTTTAATTGTAAGTAAGCTAGGATACTTCCCTGATATAAATGTATTTAGTTTATTATTAACAGTATTTTTAGTAGTAATTATTATTAAAAGCTTAACTCGTATGAATTTTCCAGGCATTTTATTTCCATTAGCGTTTATCAGTATAATATATGATGACCAATTGGGAATTACAAGTATTACTCCATGGACTGTATTATTTGCAGCATTACTAGGAAGTGTTGGTCTTTCTATGATTTTTCATAAACGTGCTGGATGGATTCACAATAGGCATCATTGGGATGACTATAAGTTTGAAAAAATTGAAGTAGAAGATGAAAGTCATGTTAAATATGGAAGTTCATTTAATTCTACTATAAAATATATAAACTCAGATAATTTCGAACAAGCAGATTTTAATTGTTCTTTTGGATCTTTGAAGGTGTATTTTGATAACGCAACTATACGTAACGGTAATGCAGTAGTTAGAATTGATGCTTCTTTTTCTGGAGTTGAATTATATGTGCCAAAAACTTGGAACGTAGAGGATAGAACTAGTGGTTTCCTAGGCTCTCTTAGTGAAAAGAATAAAAATGATAAAATAACTACAAGTACTTTAACTGTAGTTGGTGATATCAAGTTTTCAGGAGTGGAAATAATTTATATCTAA
- a CDS encoding dihydrofolate reductase family protein → MLSSGNGRRIILDLAVTLDGFIEGPNGEVDWCIMDNDMGFTDFLNNIDTILYGRKSYELWGQYVPEDGVSDTEKEIWDLVHSKKKYVFSKTSDKEYNGANLISSNIVEKVKEIKNEPGKDIWLYGGASLITTFLNLGLVDEYRLSIHPIILGEGKPLFNDIKQRSGLKLISTKKFSSGVVQLCYHSLI, encoded by the coding sequence ATGTTAAGTTCTGGAAATGGTAGAAGAATAATTTTAGATTTAGCCGTGACATTAGATGGATTTATTGAAGGGCCAAATGGTGAAGTTGATTGGTGTATTATGGACAATGATATGGGCTTTACTGATTTCTTAAATAATATTGATACAATTTTATATGGACGTAAAAGTTATGAATTATGGGGACAATATGTTCCAGAAGATGGAGTATCAGATACTGAAAAAGAAATTTGGGATTTAGTACATAGCAAGAAGAAATATGTATTTTCAAAAACATCTGACAAAGAGTATAATGGTGCGAATCTAATAAGTAGCAATATTGTAGAAAAAGTAAAAGAAATAAAGAATGAGCCAGGTAAAGATATTTGGCTTTATGGAGGAGCAAGTCTTATAACAACTTTTTTAAATTTAGGGCTAGTTGATGAATATAGATTATCTATCCATCCTATCATTTTAGGAGAGGGGAAACCTCTGTTTAATGATATAAAGCAGAGATCAGGTCTAAAGCTTATTAGTACTAAGAAGTTTTCTTCAGGTGTTGTTCAGCTCTGCTATCATTCTCTTATCTAA